ctaatttattaaataaaaattaatacaaataattatgtattgtaaaatatgaagttcAAAATCAAaccttaaaataaaataaatttcttagttcaatcaagaaaaattgacatgttgataaagatcttttattaaaagaatcttcattttttgaacatatttattaacagaatttaaatattgaaaaaatgatgaagtttacataaatatttatttataaaaatatcaaaaaatatatataataatataataatatataatatatatatatatatatagacacacacacatacatttcagataattcttattgggtgggtatgagGATGAGGAACAAAATATTATCCTCACCCCATACCCGATTTTAAaattcgaatactggggatccccatccccattacccaattttctcaattttctccCCGTTAGGGTCTAATACTCGATGGATACCCTACCCGATGAAGATTTTTGCTATCCCTATTGGTAGCTACTCTCCTCCTGACCACCCGCGATAAGCCGATAAAAGCCATCAAGGAAACTTCATGTTCGGCTGGATTACGTACATTTTCTAGATTTTCTAGGCGGCTAAGCCCAATGAAACCCTGGAACCCTGGGAGACTGAGATGATATTGATTTGGGCTTTTATCCTTTGATTCATAAACTATACTTGGTTGAATGCAGAAAGAGGTGAAGCCCATGTTTAAGTGGCCCAATCCAGGCTCTTGAGTTGAGAAGAGTGATAGGGTAGGTGCTTATGCAGCCCAACGAGTTGTAATTGGGGTGGGATCCAGATCTGGAAAAGCGGGCGTTATTGGTTTTGGGTCTTTTGACCCATCTGGGTTGCGCTCTCTGCTCCAGAAGAAACAATATTACAATGGCAAGTTAGGGACTGTGTTTTGTTAATTTCTTTGTAAAGATAGCTACTTTCAACTACGAGTGTGGTTTTCTTTCATTTGAAGAACAAAAAGGGAGAGGGGTGATGAAAGCTTACGGATTTTGATATCTGAAACTATATACAGTCAAAGAATGAATCTAGTATACTAAACCAAAGTACCAAACGAGCTATCTAGCCTTCTAGAGACCAGAATGGTTAAGTCGTCGGAAGAGCTAAACTTTGATGCCCAATTgagtgataaagtaatatgggtATTCATGATCACTTCCTTCAAATTGCTAGGCAGGCCTTCTCTAGTTAGCCACAAATCCACATCCTTGCTTAGCGTTTCTCTCGTGTCTTTCCGACGTTGTACTTGCGAACTGCATATATCCCATGCCAAATAGCCGCAGGTTGTTAATTAGCAAAAGATGAATATATTTGCAAATGGAAAGTATTAATTTCAAGATCGATGTTGATGGTCACAACTCAAATCACAACCGAAAGTTTTGTAGGCATGCATTTGACAACGGATAACCAATGTGTAACAAAATATCAATTCTAGCTGCGAtgctatataaatatataatatataatttcgATAATCAAATGAGGCATGTATAGTCAAGCTTAGGGTAGAGGTGTGGAACTGACAAATGAGACTGTCTTATAACTACTATTTCGAAAACACATACTACCACTTTGATAACTTACGGAGTAACTAAAAAAATATCTTTACTAAAGTACGTAAATAAGGTCATCTCTAAAGTACACATATATGTTTCTGTTTGAGTAACTGAACCGTAAAAGTGTTAGTTACTTGTATGCTATATATCAGTGTATAGTAAAAATTTCCCAAAAACTTTAGCTCGtgataataaatatataagtaaaaATCCAAAGCAACAAGTTCCTGAACTTTCAATAAGACAATTTGATGTTTCTAAAGACCATGAACGGGTTGGCAGTAATTAGAAGAAAACCAAGTTTCATATAAAGACTCGGCACTAACCTGCAGAATTGCATTGAGATATATTAAAAATAGAATCATTCCAACTACTGAGATGCCAAGCGCAAACAGATTTTCCCAAGCATAGGTATTGGTCTCGAGATTTTGACCAAAAGAGCTGCAAAATAGAAACGGATCTATGAGCTCAATTTAGAATTTCTATCGCCAGTTCTCTATGTTAAAAACATTGGTTAGCATCACCATGTATGGGACTTGAACTATTTAGGAAATTAAAGATGGTAAAACAATGAACTGAAACTTGCATCATCAAATGCGGGCATTTTTTCAATTGTTTCAACAATGTGTTAGAAATCATGGTAGAAACGAAGAGGCAAAGAAAATGGCTATGGAGTACTCTGTAACAAACCGTAGAAATTTGGGTACAtgaatgaatgaagaagacgatGTACAGTTACAAAGAAAATGACCAACACTCAGTTAGATAAAAACTCCATATTTATGCTAATGTGGTTATATCTCTGTTGACTGTTGACTTTGACCATCAGCATATGACTTGTACtcttaacatcccccctcagACTAGTGCTGGGATCCCCAAGCACTAGGGTGCTACAGAGAATGTGTTTTCAACCAGGAGGAATGAGATCGAGGAAGTGATTGCCACAAATTCGAAGACTCACAAGCTTGCCTACAATTCATTAAATTTATGTCCAGAGTGGAAGGTAGTAGCCAAGTTCTTGGTGTCCGCAAAACTGCAAGTTTCGTGAGGAGAGCTTGCTGCAATTGAGGTCGAGTAGGAACTGATAATGAAAATGGCAGAGACTTGACGACTTGTGATTGAGAAGCATTGTTAGTTGGCTGAGTAGCAATGGAGGGTGGCTTTGGTTGAGTGCAAATGGAAGCAGACAAAGCTTGAGGTGCTGCAGGGGATGGTGGTTGACAATCATACTGATGCCTTGTAGCAAATATCTGAGGTTGAGGATTTCTAAGATGACATTTGTAGGCAGGGTGACCAATTTTGTCACAAATTTGGCAAACTACCGAAGAACTTGATGCACCATGCTGTTGTTGACAATTCCTGTAATAACACTTGTATGCACTGTGCCCTGGTTTTTCACAGATCTAACACACAATGACATTGATGAAGTTCCCATTGGTTCTTGGCTTCTCATTGTTTTTATTGGACCTATTGTTGTAGTTGTTTGTGCCCTTgttacttggaaaatttggatatGAAGTATTGTCATCTGAGTAGCCACCATCTGCAAAGGAATTGATAAAGCCATTCTGCTGATAATCATTGTTTGAAGAATCATTCTGAACAGTTTGATGAGAGAAATTCTGCTGAGATAAAATTGCATTCTGGTGTGGAGTGCTGTTGTAGTTGCAGTTATTCATAGTAGATGCATGTTGCTGTTGATGACTGAATGGCAGAGACATATTGGAACCCTTTTGAGCAATAAAACCAGATGTTTGATGAGAGACATCAAACAGAAATGGCATTGGATTGTATACCATGTTAGAAATCATGGTAGAAACGAAGAGGCAAAGAAAATGGCTATGGAGTACTCTGTAACAAACCGTAGAAATCTGGGTACAtgaatgaatgaagaagacgatGTACAGTTACAAAGAAAATGACCAACACTCAGTTAGATAAAAACTCCATATTTATGCTAATGTGGTTATATCTCTGTTGACTGTTGACTTTGACCATCATCATATGACTTGTACTCTTAACACAATGAACTGAAGGTTGGACAACGGCTGCAAAAGAAACTGTATCTATTGGTAATTTTAGGAATTAAGATCAACATGTGTTATTATTATACGTAACATTTCTCAATTTATAAGAATATAAGATTGAACAGCAGTATATGCAAACCTTAGACTTCGCAGACCCCACCAAGAACAATGCAAGAACTTTTGGGGCAAATCTGTTGATCTCAATATATCAGATTGAAGTGCAGCGAGAAATATACCAAAATTGAAGAGTGTTGAATTTGGTGTACTTATGGGgcataaataatttaaaaaggTGACATTCTTAAACAACTAATTGCCACCACAGTGACCACACTCAAAAGTATAATTAGCTTCACATTTGTTTACTCTTCGACGTGCGTATTGCCAACAATTCATCTCTCATTGAATAGAAAAGAAGGACCAAGGAGCTCCTAGCACCtaaataattaacaaattaattaGTTGATTATGGTAAAATAGTCCTTAGCCAaggttgaaaaagaaaagatgtaATGTCCTTTCTCGAAGGGAGCAAGATAAGTGCACTAAATTTCATGagaatgttttaaattttttattttttaaggaagaattataaatattttaaattgttgtaaaatagggaatgtgttaaagttggagaagaaaaattattgaaaactttgacttttgcttccctatatataatttgtatagaaaagttgttggagttgctcttaataGAGGGAAGTgcaaaaaaaatgattaatgaattaatatttttttgtcttcattcaATCCATCTTATAATATCATTGAGATTTGAACTCTATTTGATCTTTACGGTATTCCAAATAACTAATAGATATCACAGTTCACCAATATTAAAGATgtaaattaataaaacaaaaattggtTTCAATTTCATTAATTATGGGCAAATTGGAAAGACacaaaaattgttttttttttttaaggacaaAAATTGTTAGCATTGAATTCCTAGGATTTAGTGAAGTTAGAAGATACTTGGTAGACAATAAGCGGGGAAGGTTGGAAAGGAAAGTAATGAAGAAGGTTCTAAAATTCCTCAAACAACGAATTTCATTCACTAAAGCAATACTTATACATGAAGTTCAAAACAAGAAGGAAGCAAAACTTACTAGTTGAAAACATACATGACTCGCAAGGATGAACTTATACACCCTGAACCATAGTCGATGTCCACTGTCACCATAACGAGCTTTACTATCAGCCTCCTCCTTATTGACCTTGCATGATAGGTACATACGAAAAATTCGTGGAAAATATTGGAATATGATAAGAAAGTTTAAGAACTTCCTCACATTCAAAGATTTCGAATCCCTCGTTCTTGCAAGTAATATGAGGATGACTACCTGCAAACATTACAAAGGCTTAAAACCGCTCGTAGCTAGCCTGCTGCTCTTACCTGTGGAATGGGAAGAATAGCTAAAATGTCAATTAGGAAGTAATTCTATGATGCACGGAAACGCGAAATTGGCCGCATATCCCGTATCGAAACGGGAAACGAGTACGAAATGCCTTGGAAACGCGTATCCTGATTTGGAAACGGTTTGGATACGTCCGTATCCAATGCGGAAACGCAGAATATAAATAAATCGGAAACGCGAGGGTAATACTGACTTTTTACTCtgcaaaaaatggaaaaaaaaaaaaaaaaaaaaaaaaaaaaagagtcctaaactcagatcgagagagagagagaccaaatCTCagatcaagagagagagagagttacaatCTCAGATCCAGATCGAGAGAGATACCTAATCTCAGCCGCCCCATTCCCATTCACATACTTCACCAAGCTCCCATTCTCACTCTCCACCACCCTCACGCTTCCATTCGAGTACTTGTTCGCCGCGCCATTCGAACTATATCCACTACCACTACCGCCATTGCAATAAAGGTCGGTGAGCTTTGCTGAAACCCTAACTGCAATTTTCATGGccgggagggagagagagagagagagagagagagagattggggAAGATGAAGAgggaagtgaagaagaagaagacagaaaGTCTGTGTTTTTGAGAgagaaatattttatttttgtgaagAAAAACGGAAATAAAAAAGGGGAGGGAAAGGGGTGGAGGTGGGGAGGACACGTGGCGAGTGAATGGAtgagtgttttgacttttgactagTAGTGGAGCTGTGCTAGTAGTGGTTCAGTTAACAGCATATGTGTCAATTTACTCAAGTATGAACATTTGGATTTATAATGTTTGATTGTGATAAATTAGTACTTTGATGTCTATGAAATAAGTTAATCTCcgtgtcaattaatatgtaattaatatattttttattattttgtagaaTAAGCTGAATTgtgcggaaacgagagaaagtgatgagaaattgaagcaaaatgGAGTTTACGAGAGAAAAGATGAAATTGCGGGTCCAGTCAACCATCGTAAATGTCAGCAAGTGAAGTGAAACACGACTACTCCTTTGATGGTGGGTGTGAAAACATATTGAGATCGTGTGAAAgagttatataatatatatatatatatatataattatataaatggAGGGAGAATagggaaatagaaaagaaataaaaaaataaaataagaaggATGAAATTGGCTACGTGTTGCTCTATTAATTAAGCATTGCTTAATTATACTTTGCTacaccttttcttttctcacgCAAGCGGCACGAGGGAGCATcaattttctcttcctctcttgctGGTAGCCATACACCGAGAGGACATGCACCAATCAATCTCAACCATTAAATTCACAATTTCTCTTCTCCATCAAGGAGGGCCGTCCATTTTATCCTCTATTGGAACACATGCATCATATATATTCATTCTAACCTACAGTAGCCGGAAGACACTCACCCTACAACAGCCCCGCGCACCACACCAaagaggcagcccctttgggctgctctctctctcctcctttctcctccatttttcctcttttctttttattttattttgagatttgaaggatttactcacccaaagcttcaaggatttatcaaagggctcaacctctacaagattcaatatttgggtattttgtgggagttgtaattcaagactagtcatgctagctttttagctatttgtgattattcttgttttctcctacacttctctactcttttctatttgaattttgtaattttgatgtctatgattatgggttgtgagtaatttccttgttgggggttagggttgtgtccctaacccaaattttgtgtaaaagatgtttaatttaatgtaatgatgcaattaccatatgatggatgtttatatctatttttgttgggttaaaatgcatgtctaggagcctagtcaactctagggtgtgtattttgagcatgtctaggatggagttagaggcttgacccccctAATTCccaagctagaaaccttcaatttcgtattcgaggggttataagcatggtgatttacacccgttgagtgattgcgcgggcgggtcgcttagtagtctaattcctcgatctctacgtctcttgatgtgaattagtgacccttgaaccggctctaattcatgccaagtgagtccctacggcccttgaactggagtaggaataccatgaaagggaatttcggtccttgagccttgaaccgccttggatacgactaccgccaaaataggaaatatgcatctacattagattagcttccgacacatgagatttggtgaaggatcctccctaacacccgacattctcatttatattgtttacacttttattaatttttttgcatttttattagttgctttacatttcattattatttgttaagttagAATCAACCCCTAAACATTGAActattccactcatttgtgcatatccaccactaggttcttagttttgattaggttttggtgaaaatcaaagccgagcattgctaaggcttggtgccttagattagttttattttattttatttgttttatctcctttatttgcttagtgactttagttccgaccacccaaggattgtgggttagccactaatccccgtggtacgataactttgggcattatacttccctatcttgacaatgatacgtacgcttgcgtaaatgtgtatccagTCAATTACGTAAATATTCTAAGCACTGTTCTtgctatatatttgttcattgATAATGTGATGAAAACTTTGTGCTTATGTATTTAGTTATGTATTCTTTATATATGTAGAAACAAGTGAAAAAgtacaaggaagaagaagaaacagtttCTGGACTGTCTTCTATAAAGAATGATGCTGTTGCAAAAGTACTTGGTCCAGATCCACGAGGAGGAGTAAGAGGGTATGGGTTCGGTGCACTACCTTCAAAAGTCGATGCTCAATCACATGTAAGTAATAAAGTCACAATGTTAGAGAATGCTCTTGCTGCTCAAACACAAGTGGTAGACAAATTGCAAGAGATGGTGAGAGGCCTTTGTGCTCGGCTAGACCAAGGAGGAAATAACAATGTAAGTTTTGACTTGCATTAGTCTCAGTACATATCTTACCTCTTTTTGACAcatttaattagactattgactgcctttttttttttcactaaagGAACACACTATTGCACAACAATCTGCTACTGAGATTGGAAATAGAAAACGTAAAGAAAATCCAAGTGTTACAAATACTGGTAGTGATATAGCACAGAGCAAACAGAAAGATGCAAGTGTTAGAAGTTCTTATAATGAGACAGAAAATGGTAGCCCAATGCAGCAAAGTTTTAATGGAAAGAAACAACTTTCTGGATTAGTTAACCCAAAAATAGTCCACAAGACAGATTTGGGGAAACAAGTGCAGTTGTTAAGTTGGTTTGCTAAAGAAGAAGTAGTTGCAAGTGCTAGCATTATATCAAAAGATCCACAAGTTGAGGTGCATCATGTTCCTCTTGGCTAGGGCTGGGCATAGAAAACCGAGTTACCGAACCCGGTCCGATCCCGAACCGAAAAATGCCGGGACGGTACGGGCCTCAtttttgaatttcttggtttggtACCGTCCCGAACCGAAACAGTAAAAACGGGACGGGCTTCGGTACCCTAAACTCAAACCCGAATTGGGCCCGGCCCGTACCAAATTatataaatattatatttattttgattAATTCTATTTATTTAATATCTGATTGGTCCATTTTCGAGTCTATACTTCTAGTATAGACATGAGCACATTGAATGCATGCTCATAAGTCATAACGGTCAACTCGGTTGGGTTTCTGCCACGAACCAGTCTACGTCTCCACGATCACTTTATCCACTTCGATGAGTTCGATCCCCAATTCTGAAACCTAATCCCCAGTTCGATGAGTTCGATCCCCAATTCGATGAGTTCGATCCCCAATTCTGAAACCTAATCCCCAGTTCGATCCCCACTTCGATGAGTTCGATCCCCAATTCTGAAACCTAATCCCCAGTTCGATCCCCAGCTCTCACAGTCTCACTCTTTCAGCAATTCATCACAACCATCACCAATTCATCACAATCTCATCACAATCCTCATCTCATCGTTGATTCACCAGTCATCAGTTCATCACAAATTCTGCAATTCAACATCACAGTTGAAGAACAGTATGGCTAGAGGGAAGAAGATAGTGGCTCGACCTCGACCAACAGCTTCTGGTCTTGAGGATTCTTCCACAGGAACATCACCATCTTATCCTCGAGCTGGTGAAGCACAACAACAATTATTTCAGCAGATTGAAGCTCAAGCTCAAGCTGAAGAAGGTGCAAGTCAACCTGAAGCTACTGCAACTGAAGAAGGTGCACATGTGCAGAGTTGAAGACCTGAAAGGCTGAAAGCTACCAGTTTGCAAACTCAAAAAATTGCCCAGTTTGCAAACTTTGAaagcatttgttttttttttttttttttttttttccgggttGTTGTTCAGTCCCGATTTGGGCCCGAGCCCGGGCCGAAACCGGTCGGGTTCGGTACAGTCGGTATCAAATCCAAAAAAGTGCCTTaccggcccggcccgtaccgAAAGATAATTTCGGGCCCGGGATCGTGTAATACcctgaaaaatccaaattaaattccgtggatttttataattgattttgcggtattaggagcgagtacgaagcctggagaagttgtggaagtagttcgaacgattttatttttgaaaacgaacgttatttagggacccgcgaaagttgactttttatatgtaccgaatttgggaaagcttccttcatgaaagttgtagagctcgtcgatacgatcgcgtacatatgtggaacgcaatattcggagttcgtatgaataagttatgaatatttgaaaattgggatttttctataaataggggaaaattttctgatttttcattAAGGACGAAGAAGATCAAATTTTGCTGAATAGTCCCCctccggttctctctctctctcgctcgaaACCCTCCCCATGCCTGCAGACCCGTCGACCCGACCCGGCCCCAGCGTCGCCGTCGCTGCTTCTCCGGCCACGACCCGGACCTCACCGGACTCGCCGTACTCCGTAGAGCCTCCCTCCGGTGTCGTCTTGCTCCGCCGCTGCTCCGAAAGCTGGATCGAAGGAGCCACAGTTCCGTCggtgacccgaccggaaaacccATTTTCCGGCATCCCCTCGGccgatccttcccattttcgtgatctcctcctccccctgatcatccccatgtaagtctttcatcacgattttgtgtgtagaacgctagatcaaggtttgactttttcgaCGTCCCTGATTTGATCTAGGATCTGATCGTGCGTCCGAGATTTAatccaacttcaaagcttgatctaggactaTCTAGGCCGAATcggacttagctccaggtatgaaagctGATCTC
This portion of the Rosa chinensis cultivar Old Blush chromosome 1, RchiOBHm-V2, whole genome shotgun sequence genome encodes:
- the LOC121049949 gene encoding uncharacterized protein LOC121049949, with protein sequence MSASEVKHDYSFDGGCENILRSCERKQVKKYKEEEETVSGLSSIKNDAVAKVLGPDPRGGVRGYGFGALPSKVDAQSHVSNKVTMLENALAAQTQVVDKLQEMVRGLCARLDQGGNNNEHTIAQQSATEIGNRKRKENPSVTNTGSDIAQSKQKDASVRSSYNETENGSPMQQSFNGKKQLSGLVNPKIVHKTDLGKQVQLLSWFAKEEVVASASIISKDPQVEVHHVPLG